The Helicobacter mustelae genome has a segment encoding these proteins:
- the dnaE gene encoding DNA polymerase III subunit alpha: protein MSYTHLHLHTEYSMLDGANKIKNLIQRLKELGMSSVSMTDHGNMFGAIEFYKSMKAEGIKPIIGMEAYVHNYEELNSKEGKQRFHLCLYAKNEVGYKNLMFLSSMAFIEGFYYYPRISKKLLREHSEGLVASSACLGGEVNFHLNTSERNKKRGAKGIEMAKEVALEYRDIFGEDFYLEIMRHGINHQENIDDLIIRISQETGIKLIATNDAHYISQKDHKMQEVVQTLGQGKTLNDPNRLKHTVFEFYVKSSEEMERIFADIPEALRNTQEIVEKCNLEIELKDEKTNPPTPPTFIFTKEYAKLEGQEIDNDADFFAYKSRQGLEEYLKIIPQEKHQIYRDRLEEEIRIITQMKFPGYMLIVWDFIHFAKSQNIPVGPGRGSAAGSLVAFCLKITDIDPMKYNLLFERFLNPERVSMPDIDTDFCQRRRGEVIEYMIQKYGKYNVAQVITFGKLLAKNAIRDVARVLDMPLKDADAFAKLIPNQLGIKLEDAHALEPKIEEFMNQNPKARDVWEYALQLEGLNRNAGKHAAAIVLDSEKELWHKTPLCTVGKSDDSLVTQYSMKYLEPVDLIKFDFLGLKTLTVVHDALELIKKRYGKEIDFLSVDVDDKKVYETIQSGDTLGIFQIESSMFQGLNKRIKPSNFEDIIAIIALGRPGPMESGMVDDFINRKHGLEEITYMFDALEPILKPTYGTIVYQEQVMQIVQTIGGFSLGGADLVRRAMGKKIKEEMERLKSDFATGAEKNGFDRAKAEDLWELIVKFAGYGFNKSHSAAYAMITFQTAYLKTYYKEEFMAALLSSESGKIESVAKYINEVKKMDMDFMSPHVNISEKNFGVANFEHEGMGIKKIIFGLSAIKGVGDEPIQNIISVREKGGDFKSLEDFISRVDFSKITKRVLEPLIKSGGLDGLGYSRACMLKNLDAICEAGRRKDKAKESMAQGLFGGLEDEVEQNVRFDFSNFEEFPLRDLLDLEFECLGIYVSGHPLEEYRESIEGLQGFVPSVSLGEVEEDSYCLIAGKVSEITRKMSKSNKPYGYVNLLDLYGKIEIMFFEKQLLELEKFDLEQPIVLKCKIERDDEGYQVRIIKILTLKEAQEEKIDVGYKKDSALLEGEMDSCCPLVLHLDHNAPKDIFDSLAQSIERNKGNRELRIIIKDKYETYMFITEKKVDSAITQECADLEWSSWK from the coding sequence ATGAGCTATACACATCTGCATCTGCATACAGAATATTCCATGCTTGATGGAGCCAATAAGATTAAGAATCTCATCCAGAGGCTCAAGGAACTGGGCATGAGCAGTGTGAGCATGACTGATCATGGCAATATGTTTGGAGCGATTGAGTTTTACAAAAGCATGAAGGCAGAGGGGATTAAGCCCATCATTGGCATGGAGGCCTATGTGCATAATTATGAAGAGCTAAATTCCAAGGAGGGCAAACAGAGATTTCATCTTTGTTTGTATGCTAAAAATGAAGTAGGGTATAAGAATCTTATGTTTCTTAGCTCAATGGCATTTATTGAGGGTTTTTATTATTATCCAAGGATTAGCAAGAAGCTCTTGCGTGAGCATAGCGAGGGGCTTGTAGCAAGCTCTGCTTGTTTGGGTGGAGAGGTGAATTTCCATCTAAATACAAGCGAGCGCAATAAAAAGCGCGGTGCTAAGGGCATAGAGATGGCCAAAGAAGTGGCCTTAGAATATCGGGATATTTTTGGAGAGGATTTTTATCTAGAAATTATGCGTCATGGAATCAATCATCAAGAAAATATTGATGATTTGATTATCCGTATCTCGCAAGAAACAGGAATTAAGCTCATTGCCACCAATGATGCCCATTATATTTCTCAAAAAGACCATAAAATGCAAGAGGTGGTGCAAACTCTTGGGCAGGGAAAAACCCTCAATGATCCCAATCGCTTGAAACATACAGTGTTTGAATTTTATGTAAAGTCTTCTGAGGAAATGGAAAGGATTTTTGCAGATATTCCAGAGGCATTGAGGAATACGCAAGAAATTGTAGAGAAATGTAATCTTGAAATAGAGCTCAAAGATGAAAAAACCAATCCTCCCACCCCTCCGACATTTATTTTTACCAAAGAATATGCCAAGCTTGAGGGTCAAGAGATTGACAATGATGCAGATTTTTTTGCTTACAAATCTAGGCAAGGGCTAGAAGAGTATTTGAAAATTATTCCCCAGGAAAAACATCAGATCTATCGCGATCGCCTAGAAGAAGAGATTAGGATTATCACGCAAATGAAGTTTCCTGGATACATGCTCATTGTTTGGGATTTTATTCATTTTGCAAAGAGTCAAAATATCCCCGTGGGTCCAGGGCGGGGTAGTGCGGCAGGAAGTTTGGTGGCATTTTGTTTGAAAATTACAGATATTGATCCCATGAAATATAATTTACTTTTTGAGCGTTTTCTCAATCCTGAGCGCGTTTCCATGCCTGATATTGATACGGATTTTTGTCAGCGCAGGCGTGGTGAGGTGATTGAATATATGATCCAAAAATATGGAAAATACAATGTCGCACAAGTGATTACTTTTGGTAAGTTGCTTGCCAAAAATGCAATCCGTGATGTGGCACGTGTGTTGGATATGCCGCTTAAAGATGCTGATGCATTTGCCAAGCTCATCCCCAATCAATTGGGAATCAAGCTAGAAGATGCACATGCCCTAGAGCCAAAAATAGAGGAATTTATGAATCAAAACCCAAAGGCACGGGATGTGTGGGAATATGCCCTGCAGCTTGAGGGTCTCAATCGCAATGCAGGGAAACATGCAGCTGCTATTGTTTTGGATTCTGAAAAGGAATTATGGCATAAGACGCCTTTATGCACCGTAGGGAAAAGTGATGATTCTTTGGTGACGCAATATTCTATGAAATATCTTGAACCCGTGGATTTAATCAAATTTGACTTTTTGGGGTTAAAGACCCTTACGGTCGTGCATGATGCCCTAGAGCTTATCAAAAAGCGCTATGGCAAAGAAATCGATTTTTTGAGCGTGGATGTGGATGATAAAAAAGTCTATGAGACCATTCAAAGTGGGGATACGCTCGGGATATTCCAAATCGAATCCTCGATGTTCCAAGGACTCAATAAGCGCATCAAGCCCAGCAATTTTGAAGACATCATTGCCATCATTGCGTTGGGGCGACCAGGGCCCATGGAGTCTGGAATGGTGGATGACTTCATCAATCGCAAACATGGCCTAGAGGAGATTACATACATGTTTGATGCACTTGAGCCCATTCTCAAACCCACTTATGGCACGATTGTGTACCAAGAGCAAGTTATGCAGATTGTGCAGACAATTGGGGGATTTTCCCTGGGTGGAGCAGATCTTGTGCGTCGTGCGATGGGTAAAAAAATCAAAGAAGAGATGGAGCGCTTGAAGAGTGATTTTGCCACTGGTGCAGAAAAAAATGGCTTTGATCGCGCTAAAGCAGAGGATTTGTGGGAGTTGATTGTAAAATTTGCGGGCTATGGTTTTAATAAATCCCACTCTGCTGCATATGCAATGATCACATTTCAGACTGCTTATCTCAAAACCTATTACAAAGAGGAATTTATGGCAGCTTTGCTTAGCAGCGAATCTGGCAAGATTGAGTCTGTGGCCAAGTACATTAATGAAGTGAAAAAAATGGATATGGATTTCATGTCCCCGCATGTAAATATTTCTGAAAAAAATTTTGGCGTAGCAAACTTTGAGCATGAGGGCATGGGGATTAAAAAGATTATTTTTGGGCTTTCTGCCATCAAGGGGGTGGGTGATGAACCCATTCAAAACATCATCTCTGTGCGAGAAAAAGGAGGGGATTTTAAAAGCTTAGAGGATTTTATCTCGCGTGTTGATTTTTCTAAAATCACCAAGCGTGTGCTAGAGCCCTTGATAAAATCTGGTGGGCTAGATGGCCTGGGATATAGTCGTGCATGTATGTTAAAAAATCTTGATGCCATTTGTGAGGCAGGGAGGCGCAAGGACAAGGCCAAAGAAAGCATGGCCCAAGGGCTATTTGGAGGGCTAGAAGATGAGGTGGAGCAAAACGTGCGTTTTGATTTTTCAAATTTTGAGGAATTTCCCTTGCGCGATTTGCTGGATTTGGAATTTGAATGCCTTGGGATCTATGTCTCAGGGCATCCCTTGGAGGAATATCGCGAGAGCATTGAGGGGCTACAGGGCTTTGTGCCCAGTGTGAGTCTGGGGGAAGTGGAGGAAGATTCTTATTGCCTGATTGCAGGGAAGGTGTCTGAGATTACTCGCAAAATGAGTAAAAGCAACAAACCCTATGGATATGTGAATCTCTTGGATTTGTATGGGAAAATTGAGATTATGTTTTTTGAAAAACAACTCTTGGAGCTAGAAAAATTTGATCTAGAGCAGCCCATCGTCTTGAAGTGTAAGATCGAAAGAGATGATGAGGGCTATCAGGTGCGCATCATTAAGATCCTCACCCTCAAAGAAGCACAGGAAGAAAAGATTGATGTGGGATATAAGAAGGATTCAGCATTATTGGAGGGGGAGATGGATTCTTGCTGTCCTTTGGTTTTGCATCTAGACCACAATGCCCCCAAAGATATTTTTGATAGCCTTGCCCAGAGCATTGAGCGCAATAAGGGCAATCGTGAGCTAAGAATCATCATCAAGGATAAATACGAGACTTATATGTTCATCACAGAAAAAAAGGTAGATTCTGCTATCACGCAGGAATGCGCGGATCTAGAGTGGTCGAGTTGGAAATGA
- a CDS encoding pseudouridine synthase codes for MRLNQYIAHHSKYSRREADGLIAQGRVNVEKKKAVLGQELKEGQRVFVDGKQLREKKDGPSTVIVYHKPKGELVTRSDDRGRRSIFDSLGRRYAHFTPVGRLDFASEGLLLLSDDKKIAHFLMQSDLEREYILKISGAVTEKMKEAMENGLELEDARAGGHEKSKIQKMSFKPFAFYQIQKNDRNFSKLKVRITEGKNRELRRFFAHFKAEVLDLRRVGYGFVTLSALPVGKVRFLSKEEYKKLHQLLKEHAKNPEGRNARHLGGKGNLGGVK; via the coding sequence ATGCGCCTCAATCAATACATTGCCCATCATAGTAAATATTCTCGCAGAGAGGCCGATGGGCTTATTGCTCAGGGTCGCGTGAATGTGGAGAAAAAAAAGGCCGTGCTAGGCCAGGAGCTCAAAGAGGGGCAGCGGGTGTTTGTTGATGGTAAACAATTGCGCGAGAAAAAGGATGGGCCAAGCACAGTAATCGTATATCACAAACCAAAGGGTGAGCTGGTGACTCGGAGTGATGATAGAGGGCGAAGAAGCATTTTTGATAGCCTTGGGAGGCGTTATGCGCATTTTACTCCCGTGGGGAGACTGGATTTTGCAAGCGAGGGGCTGTTATTACTTAGCGATGATAAAAAAATCGCTCACTTTCTGATGCAAAGCGATCTGGAGCGCGAATATATCCTAAAAATTTCTGGAGCAGTCACAGAAAAGATGAAAGAAGCCATGGAAAATGGTCTGGAGCTAGAAGATGCGCGCGCAGGAGGACATGAAAAAAGCAAGATTCAAAAAATGAGCTTCAAGCCTTTTGCTTTTTATCAAATCCAGAAAAATGATAGAAATTTCTCCAAGCTCAAGGTGCGCATCACCGAGGGGAAAAATCGAGAACTGCGCCGTTTTTTTGCGCATTTTAAGGCGGAGGTGCTGGATTTGCGACGCGTGGGATATGGGTTTGTCACGCTTTCTGCTCTGCCTGTGGGGAAGGTGAGATTTTTGAGCAAAGAAGAGTACAAAAAGCTCCATCAGCTCCTCAAAGAACATGCAAAGAACCCAGAGGGGAGGAATGCGCGTCATCTAGGTGGAAAGGGGAACTTGGGAGGGGTAAAATAA
- a CDS encoding DUF1104 domain-containing protein — MMKKVFGALMLMGMLVGADFSKMSNDDLAKMAGTVDAKDFADYHMELHKRMHGMSKDQMKDFAKEIREYREKNTDNMTLKEYREQREKIKEALEQKVKGMSKEECKKSGICELYRHVKREMKDGFVHGCDMKHDKDSKKADKRVKKSDKMSSVDNSVDNTQRLAKMDKTEEMHKMEKMHKSEKMHKSEKKDKSEKMHKSEKKDK; from the coding sequence ATGATGAAGAAGGTATTTGGTGCTTTGATGTTGATGGGCATGTTGGTTGGTGCAGATTTCTCAAAGATGAGCAATGATGACTTGGCGAAAATGGCTGGTACAGTTGATGCTAAGGATTTTGCGGACTATCACATGGAGCTTCACAAAAGAATGCATGGTATGTCTAAAGACCAGATGAAGGATTTTGCTAAAGAAATCAGAGAATACAGAGAGAAAAACACAGACAACATGACATTAAAAGAGTATCGCGAGCAGAGAGAGAAAATCAAGGAGGCTCTTGAGCAGAAAGTGAAGGGCATGAGCAAAGAAGAGTGCAAAAAAAGCGGAATTTGTGAGCTTTATAGGCATGTTAAAAGAGAAATGAAAGATGGTTTTGTGCATGGTTGCGATATGAAACATGATAAAGATTCCAAAAAAGCAGACAAGAGGGTTAAAAAATCAGACAAGATGAGCAGTGTAGACAATAGTGTAGACAATACACAAAGACTGGCAAAAATGGATAAAACAGAAGAAATGCATAAAATGGAAAAAATGCACAAGTCAGAGAAGATGCATAAATCAGAGAAAAAGGACAAGTCAGAAAAAATGCACAAGTCGGAGAAAAAAGACAAGTAA
- the serB gene encoding phosphoserine phosphatase SerB, whose translation MKLAIFDFDSTLMDGETLSILGKEMGLEEKISAITKKAMAGEMDFFESLLLRTKLLQGLDYAQVLEICSSLPLITGAKEIIPALQNLGYVCICFSGGFDIATEPLRQRIGMDATFANTLHHKDGKLSGLVGGSMMFADSKGVMLQKLQQTFGISRQNTLVVGDGANDISMFLHAKTRVAFCAKPVLKPHANIIIDTKDLTQILTHL comes from the coding sequence ATGAAGCTTGCTATTTTTGATTTTGACTCCACACTCATGGACGGCGAGACGCTTAGCATCCTTGGAAAAGAGATGGGATTAGAAGAAAAGATCAGCGCCATCACCAAAAAGGCCATGGCAGGGGAGATGGATTTTTTTGAAAGCCTACTGCTGCGCACAAAGTTGCTGCAGGGGCTAGATTATGCGCAAGTTTTAGAGATCTGCTCCTCTCTTCCACTTATCACAGGGGCCAAAGAAATCATCCCAGCACTACAGAACTTGGGCTATGTTTGCATCTGTTTTTCTGGAGGATTTGACATCGCCACAGAGCCACTGCGCCAAAGAATTGGCATGGATGCGACATTTGCCAACACCCTGCATCACAAAGATGGCAAGCTCAGCGGGCTTGTGGGCGGGAGCATGATGTTTGCTGATAGCAAGGGAGTGATGCTCCAAAAACTGCAGCAAACCTTTGGAATCTCGCGACAAAACACACTTGTAGTAGGCGATGGTGCCAATGACATCAGCATGTTTTTGCATGCTAAGACACGCGTTGCATTTTGCGCCAAGCCTGTGCTAAAACCCCATGCAAACATCATCATCGACACTAAAGACCTCACCCAAATCCTCACCCATCTCTAA